CGACACCTGCACGGCGGAGTGCGCCGCCGAGTGGCTGCTCGACGACGCCAGCTGCATCGAGGGCTGGGAGCGCTTCAAGGCGGCGCCGGCACCCGTGGGCTACGACCCGGCGATCATCCCGGTCTGGGCCGACGGCCCCACGTCGCCGGCGTTCGCCATCCTGCGGCTCACGCCGTGGCGACTGCGGGTGTTCCCGGGCTCGGTGCTCCTGGGCCAGGGCGGCGAGGTCCTCACCTGGTCGGCCTGACGACGGGCGCCGGCGACGTGGCCCCGCCCGCCGCCGAACGGTGGAACTCGAACCTCCACGCCCTCGAGCTGCTGCTCCGCGAGGTGCCGCCCGGCGCGCGGCGAGGGCTCGACGTCGGCTGCGGCGAGGGCGAGACGGCCCGCCGGCTGCGCCGCCGTGTCCCGTCGGTGGTCGGGCTCGACCCCGACCCCTCCTCCATCGAGGCCGCTCGTGCCGTCGGCGACGACATCGAGTACCGCCTCGGCTCGCTCGAGGACGCCGACCTGCCCGTCGCGGCGTTCGACGTGGTCACCGCCGTGGCCGTGCTGCACCACCTCGACCACGACGACGGCATGGCCCGTCTCGGCGCCCTGCTCCGTCCGGGCGGCGTCCTCCTCGTGGTCGGCCTCGCCCGCTCCCGG
This region of Acidimicrobiales bacterium genomic DNA includes:
- a CDS encoding pyridoxamine 5'-phosphate oxidase family protein, which encodes MSELAAVAPAFVDMAHRIVWSTVATVDADGRPRSRILHPLWEWDGETMVGWIATGPTPLKRAHLDHSPYVSVNYWTPEHDTCTAECAAEWLLDDASCIEGWERFKAAPAPVGYDPAIIPVWADGPTSPAFAILRLTPWRLRVFPGSVLLGQGGEVLTWSA
- a CDS encoding class I SAM-dependent methyltransferase, producing the protein MAPPAAERWNSNLHALELLLREVPPGARRGLDVGCGEGETARRLRRRVPSVVGLDPDPSSIEAARAVGDDIEYRLGSLEDADLPVAAFDVVTAVAVLHHLDHDDGMARLGALLRPGGVLLVVGLARSRSPRDLARDAFDAVALRRHTWSRAVWETPAPKCWPPPVTYTEVRRRSPVVLPGARVRRLPHFRYGLTWRRAPAD